One Malania oleifera isolate guangnan ecotype guangnan chromosome 9, ASM2987363v1, whole genome shotgun sequence DNA segment encodes these proteins:
- the LOC131164054 gene encoding pentatricopeptide repeat-containing protein At4g22760, translating into MLISKLTALLYNSRTVNQASQIHAQVLVNGLHQIEPLLLRRPLLSASDCSRSIAQYAQSILHHLQEPDAVSWACSIRILSRHGQFKEAYALYAEMQRRGLTPGTFALSSVLKACARLVNKIGGFSIHAQIHKYGFCGGVYVQTALVDLYSKFGDMVAAQMVFDEMGERNVVSWNSLLSGYLKAGELSVARRVFDEIPRKDVISWNSMISGYASIGDMVGAYSLFGQMPERNIASWNAMVSGYVGSGNIELARNIFDAMPHRNNVSWITMISGYSKCGDVDSARELFDRMDEKDQLTCNAIIACYAQNSRPKKAIELFNKMLEPNGRIQPDKMTLVSVISACSQLGDVRFGSWIESYMRKLGIEIDNHLATALIDLYAKSGGIDRAYELFHNLGKRDLVAYTAMILGCGINGKATDAIKLFDEMMDAHICPNLVTFTGLLTAYNHAGLVEEGYHCFNSMKKYGLTPSADHYGIVVDLLGRAGRLQEAHQLIISMPMQPHAGVWGALLLACRLHNNVELGEIAANHCFELEPDTTGYCSLLANIYASVGRWEDAKRLRNVLQEKGFSKTPGCSWMETA; encoded by the coding sequence ATGTTGATCTCAAAACTAACAGCCCTGCTGTATAACTCTCGAACTGTGAACCAGGCAAGCCAAATCCATGCACAAGTCCTTGTCAATGGTCTTCACCAGATCGAGCCCCTATTGCTCCGCCGGCCGCTTCTCTCTGCAAGCGATTGTTCTCGAAGTATTGCACAGTATGCCCAGTCAATCCTTCACCATTTGCAAGAACCTGACGCTGTCTCGTGGGCTTGCAGTATTCGAATTCTCTCCCGGCACGGCCAATTCAAGGAGGCTTATGCTCTCTATGCTGAGATGCAGAGACGTGGACTAACTCCAGGAACATTTGCTTTATCTTCTGTTCTTAAGGCATGTGCTAGGCTTGTGAATAAGATTGGTGGGTTTTCAATTCATGCCCAGATTCATAAATACGGTTTCTGTGGTGGCGTTTACGTGCAAACTGCTCTTGTGGATTTGTACTCGAAGTTCGGTGATATGGTGGCTGCACAGATGGTGTttgatgaaatgggtgagagaaATGTAGTTTCATGGAACTCATTGTTATCTGGGTATTTGAAAGCTGGAGAGTTGAGTGTAGCTAGAAGGGTTTTTGATGAGATTCCGAGGAAAGATGTTATCTCCTGGAATTCAATGATTTCTGGGTATGCGAGCATAGGTGATATGGTGGGGGCATACTCTCTGTTTGGACAGATGCCGGAAAGAAATATAGCTTCTTGGAATGCAATGGTGAGTGGATACGTGGGCTCTGGGAACATTGAATTAGCGCGGAACATTTTTGATGCAATGCCTCATAGAAACAATGTTTCTTGGATTACTATGATCTCAGGATACTCAAAATGTGGTGACGTTGACTCTGCTCGTGAGCTATTTGATCGGATGGATGAGAAGGATCAGCTCACGTGTAATGCCATTATAGCTTGTTATGCTCAAAACAGCCGCCCAAAGAAGGCCATTGAGCTATTCAACAAAATGCTTGAACCAAATGGACGCATTCAACCAGATAAAATGACATTGGTTAGTGTTATATCTGCTTGTTCTCAATTGGGTGATGTGAGATTTGGGTCTTGGATCGAGTCATATATGAGAAAACTTGGAATTGAAATCGACAATCACTTGGCTACTGCTTTAATTGACTTGTATGCAAAGAGTGGAGGCATTGATAGGGCATATGAACTTTTCCATAACTTGGGAAAAAGGGATTTGGTTGCTTATACTGCAATGATCTTGGGATGCGGCATCAATGGTAAGGCAACTGATGCCATCAAGTTGTTTGATGAGATGATGGATGCCCATATTTGCCCAAATTTAGTCACCTTCACTGGGCTGTTGACAGCTTATAACCATGCAGGCTTGGTTGAAGAAGGCTATCATTGCTTTAACTCCATGAAGAAGTACGGACTTACACCGTCAGCTGATCATTATGGCATTGTGGTTGATCTATTAGGCAGGGCAGGAAGGTTACAGGAAGCACATCAGCTAATAATAAGTATGCCTATGCAGCCTCATGCAGGGGTTTGGGGAGCCTTGCTTCTTGCTTGCAGGTTGCATAACAATGTTGAACTTGGAGAGATTGCAGCAAACCATTGCTTTGAATTGGAACCTGATACAACTGGTTACTGTTCTCTTCTTGCGAATATTTATGCCTCTGTTGGGAGGTGGGAGGATGCCAAGAGATTGAGAAATGTTTTACAAGAAAAAGGATTTTCGAAGACTCCTGGCTGCAGTTGGATGGAAACAGCTTGA